The following proteins come from a genomic window of Thermodesulfobacteriota bacterium:
- a CDS encoding biotin--[acetyl-CoA-carboxylase] ligase, whose amino-acid sequence MERLINKHLKTKTFGRVIRFYREVESTNDVAFDLAKEGAAEGTVVITDTQTKGRGRLQRKWISPPGFNLYMSIIFRPSISSKDATILTLVSSIALFETVNSHGIKSQIKWPNDLLINRRKVAGVLTEMEPDGERVEFVLVGLGINLNMTREVMNNLMGEVSEIVTSVREELGCEVDRSEFAANLINLLEKWYDEFNSKGKSNIIGEWKKRWGDLNKRVRVRIDGNVIEGIAYDLDQNGFLLIKKDNGEIERIIAGDVTVL is encoded by the coding sequence ATGGAAAGACTCATAAATAAGCATCTGAAGACAAAGACATTCGGTAGGGTAATAAGGTTCTATCGTGAAGTGGAATCAACGAATGATGTCGCGTTTGATCTAGCGAAGGAAGGTGCAGCCGAAGGAACTGTCGTTATCACGGATACACAGACAAAGGGTAGGGGTAGGCTTCAGAGGAAGTGGATTTCACCGCCTGGTTTTAACCTCTATATGTCGATAATTTTTCGACCTTCGATCTCCTCAAAAGATGCTACCATACTGACACTGGTGAGTTCTATTGCACTTTTTGAAACTGTTAATTCACATGGGATCAAGTCTCAAATAAAATGGCCCAATGATTTGCTGATCAATCGAAGGAAGGTGGCTGGAGTCTTAACGGAGATGGAGCCTGATGGAGAGCGAGTTGAGTTTGTTTTAGTGGGGTTAGGAATAAACTTGAATATGACACGAGAGGTGATGAATAATTTGATGGGTGAGGTTTCAGAGATTGTTACTTCTGTCAGGGAAGAATTAGGGTGTGAAGTAGATAGGTCTGAATTTGCAGCGAACCTGATAAACCTGCTTGAAAAGTGGTACGACGAGTTCAATAGCAAAGGAAAGTCAAATATTATTGGTGAGTGGAAAAAAAGGTGGGGAGACCTGAATAAAAGGGTGAGAGTTAGGATCGATGGCAATGTCATTGAAGGTATAGCATACGACTTAGATCAAAATGGATTCTTACTCATAAAAAAGGACAACGGGGAGATTGAGAGGATAATTGCAGGTGACGTTACTGTCCTTTAA